GGAAAACTTCAAAAAAAATGACGAAACACAAACATCTACGGCAAGCATCAAAATGAGTATATACAACTCGAAAGGCAATAAAAGAGAACGTCAGGTTGTACTATGGTCGAAAACCACCAATAACAAAAGGAAACAGCTTATAAAGTTTGAATCGCCCACGGATGTTGCTGGAACAGGGTTTTTGTCAATAGAAAATTATAACAGGGCAGATGACAATCTATTATATTTGCCTGCATTAGGTAAAACGAGAAGAATTTCTGGAAGCGATAAAAGCGATAACTTTGTTGGTACCGAATTTACTTACAAAGATTTAGAGTCAGAGGATTTGAATGATTATACCTATGAGCTAAAGGGCTCAGAAATAATAGATGGCATAGATTGCTGGTTGGT
This genomic interval from Bacteroidales bacterium contains the following:
- a CDS encoding outer membrane lipoprotein-sorting protein, with translation MNRIIIGLLIIIGFLSRIDAQNPTGREVMENFKKNDETQTSTASIKMSIYNSKGNKRERQVVLWSKTTNNKRKQLIKFESPTDVAGTGFLSIENYNRADDNLLYLPALGKTRRISGSDKSDNFVGTEFTYKDLESEDLNDYTYELKGSEIIDGIDCWLVTAIPNSTEAVNESGYSKREMSVTKDHYVIIQIKYFDKNQSIIKQFNGSAIKQISGTTKWRSFQLTMENFSKKNKTTLEYSDLKINLPIDDSFFTTRQLEK